The Pelodiscus sinensis isolate JC-2024 chromosome 10, ASM4963464v1, whole genome shotgun sequence genome has a segment encoding these proteins:
- the AMOTL2 gene encoding angiomotin-like protein 2: MRTAEDSSGTVLHRLIQEQLRYGNLTENRTLLAIQQQALRGGGSPGSPRSSLESLTQEESQMVQQSARQEPQGQEHHCDHLSLESSVFRLRQPPPKGEELPSYEEAKAHSLYYASQRGLQAEPGPRGAHGHDGGSGPRPDAALKHGHVRSLSERLLQLSLERSGARAQGHMSSSHSYPQLARHGLLPAPRGQRAEGMEPQGPPPEYPYIMPPQGPAVGYLADPRHPDVRVMPAHLPPAFLPQQAALCHGPLGSLTAAGVEALMTAQAASASSHLAQMETVLRENEKLRRELESCSAKASRIEKLEREIQRVSEDYENLMKASSKREALEKTMRSKKDGELRRLQDFNRDLKERLDSANKQLASKPQESPGGSQGTVAKLLAQNYEAQQVREKLEREVALLRSANEDQRRRAELLEQALSNAQARAARMEDELRRKRAYVEKVERLQQALGQLQAACEKREQLELRLRTRLEQELKMLRAGQRQAGAPSGGSPELSARVLAEQLREKEEKILALEADMTKWEQKYLEECTMRQFAMDAAATAAAQRDTTLINHSPENSFDEDLLLASRKHQEMESRLKALHAQILEKDAIIKILQQRSRKEPSKAPQGSLRPAKSVPSIFAASGAQHWPGAVPGERLAEDPSRGSAAGQGPAETSSPSTCGPLPFHSKRGSKDGSTQTEGAPEGEGPGAQPDSSPAHPAGTLPAARPASLSDMVEILI; this comes from the exons ATGCGGACGGCCGAGGACTCCTCGGGGACGGTCCTGCACCGGCTCATCCAGGAGCAGCTGCGCTACGGGAACCTGACGGAGAACCGCACCCTGCTGGCCATCCAGCAGCAggcgctgcggggcgggggcagcccgGGCAGCCCCCGCTCCTCCCTGGAGAGCCTCACCCAGGAAGAGAGCCAGATGGTCCAGCAGTCCGCCCGGCAGGagccccagggccaggagcaCCATTGCGACCACCTGTCCCTGGAGAGCAGCGTGTTCCGGCTCCGCCAGCCGCCGCCCAAGGGCGAGGAGCTGCCCAGCTACGAGGAGGCCAAGGCCCATTCCCTGTACTATGCCTCGCAGCGCGGCCTGCAGGCCGAGCCCGGCCCGCGCGGGGCCCACGGGCACGACGGCGGCAGCGGCCCGCGTCCGGACGCCGCGCTGAAGCACGGGCACGTGCGGTCGCTGAGCGAGCGCCTCCTGCAGCTGTCGCTGGAGAGGAGCGGCGCCAGGGCCCAGGGCCACATGAGCTCCTCCCACAGTTACCCCCAGCTCGCCAGGCACggcctgctgccggccccgcGGGGGCAGCGTGCCGAGGGCATGGagccccagggcccccctccgGAGTACCCCTACATCATGCCCCCCCAGGGGCCCGCCGTCGGCTACCTGGCAGACCCCAGGCACCCGGACGTCAG GGTGATGCCGGCCCATCTGCCTCCAGCGTTCCTGCCCCAGCAGGCGGCCCTGTGCCACGGCCCCCTGGGCTCGCTCACGGCCGCCGGGGTGGAGGCTCTGATGACGGCCCAGGCCGCCTCGGCCAGCAGCCACCTGGCCCAGATGGAGACGGTGCTGAGGGAGAACGAAAAGCTGCGGCGGGAGCTGGAGAGCTGCAGCGCGAAGGCGAGCCGGATCGAGAAG ctggagcgggagaTCCAGCGCGTCTCCGAGGACTACGAGAACCTGATGAAGGCGTCTTCCAAGCGCGAGGCCTTGGAGAAAACCATGAGGAGCAAGAAAGACGGGGAGCTGCGGCGGCTCCAGGATTTCAACCGGGACCTGAAAG AGCGGCTGGACTCGGCAAACAAGCAGCTGGCTAGCAAGCCGCAGGAGAGCCCCGGAGGCAGCCAGGGGACTGTGGCGAAGCTCCTTGCGCAGA ACTACGAGGCGCAGCAGGTGCGCGAGAAGCTGGAGCGGGAGGTGGCGCTGCTGCGCAGCGCCAACGAGGACCAGCGCCGGCGGgcggagctgctggagcaggcccTGAGCAACGCCCAGGCGCGGGCCGCCAGGATGGAGGACGAGCTGAGGCGGAAGCGGGCCTACGTGGAGAAGGTGGAGAGGCTGCAGCAGGCCCTGGGCCAGCTCCAGGCCGCCTGCGAGAAGCGCGAGCAGCTGGAGCTGCGGCTCCGCACCCGCCTGGAGCAGGAGCTGAAGATGCTGCGGGCTGGGCAG AGACAGGCGGGAGCCCCGAGCGGAGGGTCCCCGGAGCTGAGCGCCCGCGTGCTGGCCGAGCAGctgagggagaaggaagagaagatCCTGGCCCTAGAGGCGGACATGACCAAGTGGGAGCAGAAGTACCTGGAGGAATGTACCATGCGGCAGTTCGCCATGGACGCGGCCGCCACAGCGGCTGCGCAGCGGGACACGACGCTCATCAACCACTCCCCCGAGAACAGCTTCGACGAGgatctcctcctggccagccgcAAGCACCAGGAGATGGAGAGCAG GCTGAAGGCGCTTCACGCCCAGATCCTGGAGAAAGACGCAATCATCAAAATCCTGCAGCAGCGCTCACGGAAGGAGCCCAGCAAGGCCCCGCAGGGCTCCCTTCGGCCAGCCAAGTCTGTGCCGTCCATCTTCGCCGCCTCGGGGGCCCAGCATTGGCCGGGGGCCGTGCCCGGCGAGCGGCTGGCCGAGGACCCGTCCCGGGGCAGTGCAG ccggCCAGGGCCCAGCAGAGACCAGCAGCCCGTCGACATgcggccccctccccttccactccaAACGCGGCAGCAAAGACGGCAGCACCCAGACGGAGGGCGCGCCCGAGGGCGAGGGGCCTGGCGCCCAGCcggacagcagcccagctcacCCCGCGG GGACGCTGCCCGCTGCCAGGCCCGCCAGCCTGTCGGACATGGTGGAAATCCTGATCTGA